A segment of the uncultured Desulfobulbus sp. genome:
CGCCTTTGAGCGTGAGGCCGATAGTCTGGCCGAGCGGATGCTTTCCATGCCGCAACCGCGGGTGCAGCGCGAGTCCGAGGATGAGGAAAAACCGAGACCCGTGGACGATGAGCGGGAAGAGGAGGTTCAGGCCAAGGCGATTGATCCTACGGCCCCACCGACACTCACCAGTCTGCCTGCAACGGGGGGCGGCAAGCCCTTGGCCCCGGGGGAGCGCACTTTTTTTGAATCGCGTTTAGGGGCACATCTCGGTTCGGTCAGGGTCCATAGCGATATTGAGGCGGATCGGCTGGCCAGCGGGCTGTCGGCCCGTGCCTTTACCCTGGGCCGGGACATCTATTTCGGCGAGGGCGAATACCAACCGGGAACCCTGGAAGGCCGCCGTCTGCTTGGCCATGAGTTGGCGCACGTGCTCCAGCAGGGCAGGGGCCAGGAGGACCTGCAGCGCAAGATTGACCGGGTGAAGATCAGCAAGAAGGGGATCGACCTCTACTTCAGTCTCGGCATTTATGGGCCCAATGCCAGTGCCAATCTGGCCTCCACCTGGGCAACCAACATCGAAAACAAGTGGAGTCAACAACTCAAGGTCAAGGGGACGACCATAGATGCCAAGGTCCATGTCACCGCCAAGGCATACCCCCTCCTCCCCGATGTCGATATGATGCAGATGGCGGTGCCTGAATCCAATGCGGTGTATGTGGAGAAAAACGGATTCCGTTCTCATGTCGCCTATTCGGGCTGGGGCCATGACAAGTGGAGCACCGGCCGCTGGGCCTTGGATGCCAAGCCGCTCGTGGTTGCCCATGAGGCGGGTCACATGATGGGACTTAAAGACAAGTATGTCGATCTCCCCTTCCTCGGCAGCGTTGATCTGCCGGGATACGAAAAAGACATCATGGCCAATTTCTGGAATGATAACGGCAAGACCGACTTTACCCGCGGCTGGTGCGGTATTCTTCTTTATCATTTCTTCGGGTATCGTTCCTGAACCTTTTTCGGGCGCATTATGCTGACAGCCGCGCT
Coding sequences within it:
- a CDS encoding DUF4157 domain-containing protein, producing the protein MKTLQQSRRLMRARGIAVLKPMRMDKSRQSLREVFDAPIQTKLRVGSPDDAFEREADSLAERMLSMPQPRVQRESEDEEKPRPVDDEREEEVQAKAIDPTAPPTLTSLPATGGGKPLAPGERTFFESRLGAHLGSVRVHSDIEADRLASGLSARAFTLGRDIYFGEGEYQPGTLEGRRLLGHELAHVLQQGRGQEDLQRKIDRVKISKKGIDLYFSLGIYGPNASANLASTWATNIENKWSQQLKVKGTTIDAKVHVTAKAYPLLPDVDMMQMAVPESNAVYVEKNGFRSHVAYSGWGHDKWSTGRWALDAKPLVVAHEAGHMMGLKDKYVDLPFLGSVDLPGYEKDIMANFWNDNGKTDFTRGWCGILLYHFFGYRS